The DNA sequence tgtcaaattaaattaattgtcTCAAATTTCTGTGCTTTCACCACACAATTCTGCTAACTGATATCAGATATGATATTTGCTTCCTAAACTTCTGCATTGTGATAATGATTGTATATTGTCAGCTTTATCCATTACAATTCTATTGTTATGGTCTGTCATGAAATTTGTGTGATTTGTAATAGCTGTATGAATGCCTAAAATGAAACACATGGTTTAAAATTAAACACAATCACAAAACATCAATGAACAAGAGTATCCGGTCAAGTGTTCCCTGGAAAGTTCATGAGCTATGGCATAGCCAAAATAAGTTTATGCTGAGTGCACTGGCTTTCATGACTCATTATCGTTATGCAGTAATTCATTTAATAATTTGTTAGATGCAGAATCCAACATCTTTTTTGTTGCACGTGTAGTATATGTCCGGATTTTGTGTACGGAACCTTTATCTTGTTACAGTATAACCGACATTTTAATCATAACGATATGGATTCCAACATAATTAAGATATTCAAAGCTGTATGCATCATTTTGATACTGATAAGTGATGaacacaagaataaaattcttatggtgtttttttttcttttttggtcaGATAGATTCTTATTCTTTAAAATCAAGACtatgatatttatttttctcaatagCGACAAGATATCATGTCAAATGAATTGCTTATAAAGCCTAGTTTGCCTCCTTTTGAGTTCCCTAGTGAATACAGGAGCTTACCAGTTACCACATCCTACTACACCTCTTTCTTCACTATTTATAGAGGTCTAGTAATCACTGAAATTACATTCCCTTTAAGCTTATTAACTTGGTGAGGCCAAAAGTAATAGCCATAGCCAACCAACCTCCAATCAGAACTCTGATACAAGACCTTCTCACTGGAGTTTTTCCAAGCACTGCTCCTACCCCTCCAAATACCAACAATGCCAAGCTAGACACAGCAGCAACAACTCCAACCCTGATCTTATACTCTCTTATAAACACTGCTGCTATCAGTGGCACTGCTGCACCAACAGAAAATGCGACTGCAGACGCTATCGCAGCTTGAAAAGGATTCGGCAGCTTCTCCTCTTCACTACCACCTTCTCTTGTCTCCAATTCATTGTTGAGTTccctttctctttttatttgagCTACTTCTATGTCTAGTTGCGTGTAGACAGAGACAAATTCTCCAATTGCCATGCTGCATGCTCCGGCTATTAGCCCTGCGAATCCGGCTAGGAGCATGGCTGCAATGTCCTTGTTCACAGCTCCAACACCCATCATGAGTGATGCCACTGACACAAGTCCATCATTGGCTCCGAGCACTGCTGCTCGGAGCCACTGTGCTCTTTGAGAGTAGTCAGTACTGTTATTGTTTCCTTCAGTTCCTTGAGTTACCTTTTCTGCTTCTGCATCACTAGTACCATGCATGTGGATCACAACATGTTTAAGTGGCATTTCATTTTTGTTCTGAGTGTCAAGTGAAGCAGCCATTGATTGAAGCACAAAGGACAAAGGTGTTAAGTTAAGACTTATGATATAAAGAGAAGGGGAAAAGATTGCTTGTGGAGGGCACACTCTCCTCGTAGAAGTTATTATATAGAAAGGATTTCCATGTTGTTACTTGTTAGGTATAGTGATGATAATGCGCCCCAAATGGTTATAAACAAGTGCTGATAGTGTGGATAGCACTATGGAGGGGCGGCCACATGTTCATATATTAAATATAGTGATCATCTAAATGTGTacattaattattcttaatccCCTAAATCAATGAAGTAGCTTTATCAACACCATGATGGTTATCTGAGATGATTCAAACTATCTGAATAGTGTCTAATTGCATAACACCATTTTGAGTCTGTTTAGCTTTTAGTTTCCCATAATATGTCATGTCATTGAAACTTCTGAGTGTGCCTAAACTTATATGGCTAGCTTGTAGGAAGAGACAGCTCCAGCCTCCATGGGTTAagtatcatatcttttttttcagTGTAAGACTCATAACTTACTTAAAACTCAGCTTAATTGAAGATGAATTAATCAAGTATAATATTATCCTAAGCAGCAAGCAAACTCAAATTCTCAATGAtagaatcttggagattgataaGTCAATTATTATGGGGATATGATGGGATTATTAAATTGGTAAGAGTGTGGCATTCCACAAGACCAAGTTAGTGGCAGCCACCCTATGGTTTAATAATACATAACTTTGTAGGTGGGTGGATTGAAGTACATGATTAAATATTTAAGCAGAGTGTGAATTCCACAAGCAAGCCACATGCCACTTTGAATATGAGGAAGAAAAGAAATCTAAAGTTAGTATTTTCTTATTGTAATTCCTTCTAATTTGGAAGTGGAGACATGCATTATCGCTTTGTTATTGTTAGTTTTTCCCATTAGTGGATTTGTCTGAATGTACTCTCATACTTTACTGTTAGCCCATATAGTGATCTCATATTGCACTTCTActatttcttcttttaaagattttatttgGTCCTTTTATCTTGATCAAATCTTTCTCTATTCAGCATGCATCATTAATTTGCAAAAGAAATTTAATAGTGAATCGACATGTTTGAATTCGATTTCTGTTCTGCCAGAGCATAAAGTTCTTTGGAACAAAGTATGAGGCCCAAAAGAAACTGATAAATACTCCAACCCTTCAAGTTTAATTCAAGGATGAGTATGCTGAATATTTGGAATTGAAGAAACAGAATTTTAATATGAACCTTTTAATAAAGACAGTTGATGTTAGTTGCTATGTTTTGCAGATTTCTGCTGTTAAAAGGCCAATATTGATGTGACTATTGATGCAGAACGAGATCATATCCTATAAAGATGCAAGTTTAATTCCCATTATCGATGTGAGGACTCAATTGTTAGGctaataattttgttgtaaAAATTGGAGATTGACAAATTGTGCTTACCTTTGTAAGATGAAAAGTGTCCAATCCATTTAGAAAAATGTTCACAATTCAAAATGACCATGAATCAAGTATGTTGTATGTTGTATGTTGTCAAGAACTTAAGTGTGTTCTAATGGAGTT is a window from the Arachis stenosperma cultivar V10309 chromosome 3, arast.V10309.gnm1.PFL2, whole genome shotgun sequence genome containing:
- the LOC130967041 gene encoding vacuolar iron transporter homolog 4-like encodes the protein MAASLDTQNKNEMPLKHVVIHMHGTSDAEAEKVTQGTEGNNNSTDYSQRAQWLRAAVLGANDGLVSVASLMMGVGAVNKDIAAMLLAGFAGLIAGACSMAIGEFVSVYTQLDIEVAQIKRERELNNELETREGGSEEEKLPNPFQAAIASAVAFSVGAAVPLIAAVFIREYKIRVGVVAAVSSLALLVFGGVGAVLGKTPVRRSCIRVLIGGWLAMAITFGLTKLISLKGM